The following DNA comes from Nitrospinaceae bacterium.
GGACTCGTCCTGATCGATAGCGCCTGTGCGCTGGCCGAAGAATTTTTCGGAAAGCCGCATGACCTCATCGTGGGGCACGCCCCCTGAGACCGAGACAACCGTGTTGCCCGGCGTGTACCAATCGCGGATAAGCTCACGCATATGCTCGGGCTCGATGGCGTTAATCGTCTCCTTGCTCCCAATGACGCCAACCTGGAGGTTGAACATCATCGTCTCAAGCATTTCGGAGACCCAGGCGCGGGGCATATCTTCGTACATCTTTAGCTCTTCTAGGATGACGTTGCGCTCCCTATGCCACTCATCCACATCCAAAAGAGCGTTGTTCACGGCATCGGCATAAACGTCGAGCACGGTCTCAAACACGTCGGCCGGGGCCTTGAAGTGATAACAGGTACGCTCCGAGCCCGTATTGGCGTTGATGGCCGCGCCGTTGCCCTCCATCTCGCGGGCGATGTCGAGGGTGCTTCGGGTGGGCGTTCCTTTGAAAATCATATGCTCAAGGGCGTGGGAGACACCCACGACCTCGTCGCGCTCGTGGCGTCCGCCACAACCAAAGTAGATGTGAAATGCAACGGCAGCCGAGTCCGACAATTCTGTCGTCACGACACGGACGCCATTCGAGAGCTTGCCTTGACTAATCTTCATGAAACCTCCAGATGTAAAATCGCGGCGGCATCCACAGCCCTGCTGGCAGCCGCGAGATAAGACATATCGGTCTTGGTATTTCGATTAACCGCGAAATTCCGGCAACCCTGTATTAACACAAAATAGCCCCGCGCAACAGAAAAGCCCGCCTGGCGGGCGAATAACGGAATTGTCCGGCCGTGTAAGGCCCTCCCCGCTCGACAATCAAGGACTTCCTTCCTATATTAAA
Coding sequences within:
- a CDS encoding insulinase family protein; its protein translation is MKISQGKLSNGVRVVTTELSDSAAVAFHIYFGCGGRHERDEVVGVSHALEHMIFKGTPTRSTLDIAREMEGNGAAINANTGSERTCYHFKAPADVFETVLDVYADAVNNALLDVDEWHRERNVILEELKMYEDMPRAWVSEMLETMMFNLQVGVIGSKETINAIEPEHMRELIRDWYTPGNTVVSVSGGVPHDEVMRLSEKFFGQRTGAIDQDESPALPTESKGRYIEQVRQTDQVNLAIGFRAFGVNHDDAPALRLLCDILGGKMSSRLFTEVREKRGLAYSVGAHPSRFSDAGFVEIKAGVALDKAKEATEVSLAEAARMKNETVGAEELAEAKQHIRGNLQINESSDYYAGRNGSSLLIRGKLYTVEEEITEINAVTAEDIQRVAGDIFREDKMTASVVAEKSFENELKDALHI